One window of Medicago truncatula cultivar Jemalong A17 chromosome 2, MtrunA17r5.0-ANR, whole genome shotgun sequence genomic DNA carries:
- the LOC25486307 gene encoding uncharacterized protein, whose translation MAKILVQILVSILLVLMAVEAASPPGNAKGRGNGYATCKIKKYKHCYNSVHVCPKSCPYDCTVECASCKPICTCDKPGAVCQDPRFIGGDGITFYFHGKKDNNFCLVSDNNLHINAHFIGRRNENMKRDFTWVQSIVILFDNHQLFLGAQKTSTWDDSVDRLALSFDGEPITLNESEGAKWESSGVSFVRETSTNNIIVEVEGNFRITAKVVPITEEDSRIHNYGITKDDCFAHLDLGFKFLSLSNEVNGVLGQTYKPNYVSRVNIGAKMPIMGGGKEYETSSLFSPDCSVARFIGNNGLNKNIGIVENLALPSLSCTSGIDGEGVVCKR comes from the exons ATGGCTAAAATATTAGTTCAAATTTTGGTGTCAATTTTGCTTGTGCTAATGGCAGTGGAAGCAGCTAGTCCTCCTGGAAATGCTAAAGGTCGTGGGAATGGTTATGCAACCTGCAAGATAAAGAAGTACAAACATTGCTATAATTCGGTTCATGTATGTCCTAAGTCTTGTCCTTATGATTGTACTGTGGAGTGTGCCTCTTGCAAACCTATTTGCA CTTGTGACAAACCAGGAGCTGTTTGCCAAGACCCTCGTTTCATTGGTGGTGATGGAATCACTTTTTACTTTCATGGCAAGAAAGACAACAACTTCTGCCTTGTTTCTGATAACAACCTCCACATCAATGCTCATTTCATAGGTAGAAGAAATGAGAACATGAAAAGAGACTTCACATGGGTCCAATCCATTGTTATTCTCTTTGACAATCACCAACTTTTCCTTGGTGCCCAAAAAACATCAACATGGGATGATTCTGTAGACCGTCTTGCCCTCTCCTTTGACGGTGAGCCCATCACTCTCAACGAATCAGAAGGTGCGAAATGGGAATCATCTGGGGTATCCTTTGTTAGGGAAACTTCTACAAACAACATTATTGTTGAAGTTGAAGGAAATTTTAGGATAACTGCTAAGGTTGTCCCTATAACCGAAGAAGACTCGAGGATTCACAATTATGGTATCACCAAAGATGATTGTTTTGCTCATCTTGATTTAGGGTTCAAATTCTTGTCTTTGAGCAATGAAGTAAATGGTGTGTTGGGCCAAACATATAAACCTAACTATGTGAGTCGTGTGAACATTGGTGCAAAAATGCCAATAATGGGAGGTGGAAAAGAGTATGAAACCTCAAGCTTGTTCTCTCCAGATTGTTCTGTGGCACGTTTCATTGGGAACAATggattaaacaaaaatattggaATTGTGGAGAATTTGGCCCTCCCTAGCTTGAGCTGCACAAGTGGAATTGATGGAGAAGGAGTTGTCTGCAAAAGATAA
- the LOC25486310 gene encoding putative germin-like protein 2-2, translated as MLGNSVCKDPKLVEANDFLFSGLHIAGNTTNVVGSRVTPVFASQLRGLNTLGISMACVDIAPWGVNSPHSHPRATEICTVLEGTLEVGFITSNPENRHFCKVLHKGDVFVFLPIGLIHYQRNIGYNNVVAIAALSSQNPGAITIGNAVFGATPEIASEVLIMAFQLDKNAINYLQSKF; from the coding sequence ATGTTAGGGAATTCAGTATGCAAGGATCCAAAACTTGTTGAGGCAAATGATTTCCTTTTTAGTGGCCTTCACATAGCAGGCAACACTACTAATGTTGTTGGGTCAAGAGTGACTCCAGTCTTTGCATCTCAGCTACGAGGATTGAACACACTAGGGATCTCAATGGCTTGTGTTGATATAGCACCATGGGGTGTTAACTCTCCTCACTCACATCCTCGTGCTACCGAAATATGCACTGTTCTTGAAGGAACATTAGAAGTTGGATTCATCACTTCAAACCCAGAAAACCGCCACTTTTGTAAAGTTCTACATAAGGGAGATGTGTTTGTGTTTCTTCCTATAGGTCTCATTCACTATCAAAGAAATATTGGATACAACAATGTTGTTGCCATTGCTGCTCTTAGTAGCCAGAATCCAGGAGCTATAACTATTGGCAATGCAGTGTTTGGGGCTACACCTGAAATAGCTAGCGAAGTTCTCATTATGGCTTTTCAATTGGACAAGAATGCCATCAATTACTTGCAGTCGAAGTTTTAA
- the LOC25486308 gene encoding uncharacterized protein, whose translation MAQIMVQVLVSILLVLVAVEAATPPGIAKDHEYGHASCKIKKYKHCYNLVHVCPKFCPNDCTVECASCKPICVGGTNNPSHDYPTPSTPTPSHDYPTPSTPHNPPSSSSSSSSSSSSSSSSSPNSSSPPHNQHNSSSTPSSSSSSSSSSSSSSSSSSSSPKSPSTPKNPPPSSSTPSSSSNSSSSSSSSSSSSSSSSSSSSSSSSSSSPQSPSTPHSSPPSSSTPSSSSSNSSSSSSSSASSSSSSSATSSSSSSTNSPSTSHNPPPSSSSTPSSSSSSSSSSSSSSSSSSSSSSHKTARCGNKNYPKCYNMEHACPNACRGGCEVDCNTCKPICKCDKPGAVCQDPRFIGGDGITFYFHGKKDNNFCLVSDKNLHINAHFIGRRNENMKRDFTWVQSIVILFDNHQLFLGAQKTATWDDSVDRLAISFDGEPITLHESEGAKWESSGVSFVRETSTNNIIVEVEGNFRITAKVVPITEEDSRVHNYGITKDDCFAHLDLGFKFLSLSNEVSGVLGQTYKSNYVSRVNIGAKMPIMGGGKEYETTSLFSPDCSVARFVGNDGFNNDIAMVEDLMLPSMSCTSGVDGEGVVCRR comes from the exons ATGGCTCAAATAATGGTTCAAGTTTTGGTGTCAATCTTGCTTGTGCTAGTGGCAGTGGAAGCAGCTACTCCTCCTGGAATTGCTAAAGATCATGAGTATGGCCATGCAAGCTGTAAGATAAAGAAATACAAACATTGCTATAATTTGGTTCATGTATGCCCTAAGTTTTGCCCTAATGATTGTACTGTGGAGTGTGCCTCTTGCAAACCTATTTGTGTTGGGGGCACAAATAATCCTTCACATGATTATCCTACCCCTTCTACACCTACTCCTTCACATGATTACCCTACCCCTTCTACTCCCCATAACCcaccttcatcatcatcttcatcatcatcttcttcttcatcctcttcttcctcATCACCTAATAGCTCTTCTCCACCACATAACCAACATAATTCATCTTCTAcaccatcttcatcatcttcctcttcctcttcatcatcgtcatcttcttcttcctcctcttcatcacctAAAAGCCCTTCTACACCGAAAAACCCACCACCCTCATCGTCTACtccatcttcttcatctaattCGTCTTCCTCTtcatcctcatcttcatcttcatcttcatcttcctcttcttcttcttcttcttcatcatcatcatcatcacctcAAAGCCCTTCTACACCACACAGCTCACCACCTTCATCCTCTAcaccatcttcttcttcctctaattcatcatcctcttcatcttcttctgcttcttcttcctcttcctcttccgcTACTTCGTCTTCCTCTTCATCAACTAACAGCCCTTCTACATCACATAACCCACCACCGTCTTCATCATCTACaccttcatcttcctcttcctcttcctcttcttcgtcttcttcttcttcctcctcgtCTTCTTCTTCCTCGCACAAAACCGCTAGATGTGGGAACAAGAACTACCCAAAATGTTACAATATGGAACATGCCTGTCCTAATGCATGCCGAGGTGGATGTGAGGTTGACTGCAACACTTGCAAACCAATTTGTA AGTGTGACAAACCAGGAGCTGTTTGCCAAGACCCTCGTTTCATTGGTGGCGATGGAATCACTTTTTACTTCCATGGCAAGAAAGACAACAACTTCTGCCTTGTTTCTGACAAAAACCTACACATCAATGCTCATTTCATAGGTAGAAGAAACGAGAACATGAAAAGAGACTTCACATGGGTCCAATCCATTGTTATTCTCTTTGACAATCACCAACTCTTCCTTGGTGCCCAGAAAACAGCCACATGGGATGACTCTGTGGATCGCCTTGCCATCTCCTTTGACGGAGAACCCATCACCCTCCACGAATCTGAAGGTGCGAAATGGGAATCATCCGGCGTGTCCTTTGTTAGGGAAACTTCAACAAACAACATTATTGTTGAAGTTGAAGGAAATTTTAGGATAACTGCTAAGGTTGTCCCAATAACCGAAGAAGACTCGAGGGTTCATAATTATGGTATCACCAAAGATGATTGTTTTGCTCATCTTGATTTAGGGTTCAAATTCTTGTCTTTGAGCAATGAAGTAAGTGGTGTGTTGGGCCAAACATATAAATCTAACTATGTGAGTCGTGTGAACATTGGAGCGAAAATGCCAATAATGGGAGGTGGAAAAGAGTATGAAACAACAAGCTTGTTCTCCCCAGATTGTTCCGTAGCTCGTTTTGTTGGTAATGACGGATTCAACAATGATATTGCGATGGTGGAAGATCTTATGCTCCCTAGCATGAGTTGCACAAGTGGTGTTGATGGAGAAGGAGTTGTTTGCAGGAGATAA
- the LOC25486309 gene encoding putative germin-like protein 2-2 — protein sequence MELLGNSLCKDPKLVEANDFFFSGLHIAGNTTNAAGSKVTPVFAAQLPGLNTLGISMARVDIAPWGVNPPHSHPRATEIFTVLEGTLEVGFITSNPENRHFSKVLHKGDVFVFPIGLIHYQRNIGHDNVIAIAALSSQNPGAITIGNAVFGATPEIASEVLIKAFQLEKNAINYLQSKF from the coding sequence ATGGAATTGTTAGGGAATTCATTATGCAAGGATCCTAAACTTGTTGAGGCAAATGACTTCTTCTTTAGTGGCCTTCACATAGCAGGCAACACTACTAATGCTGCTGGGTCAAAAGTAACTCCAGTCTTTGCAGCTCAGCTACCTGGATTGAACACACTAGGGATCTCAATGGCTCGTGTCGATATAGCACCATGGGGTGTTAACCCTCCTCACTCACATCCTCGCGCTACTGAAATATTCACTGTTCTCGAAGGCACGTTAGAAGTTGGATTCATCACTTCAAATCCAGAAAACCGCCACTTTAGTAAAGTTCTACATAAGGGAGATGTGTTTGTGTTTCCTATAGGGCTCATTCACTATCAAAGAAATATCGGACATGACAATGTTATTGCAATCGCTGCTCTTAGTAGCCAGAATCCGGGAGCTATCACTATTGGCAATGCAGTGTTTGGTGCTACACCTGAAATAGCTAGTGAAGTGCTTATTAAGGCTTTTCAGCTGGAGAAGAATGCCATCAACTATTTGCAGTCTAAGTTTTAG